In Pseudomonas lalkuanensis, the following are encoded in one genomic region:
- the serA gene encoding phosphoglycerate dehydrogenase has protein sequence MSKTSLEKSKIKFLLLEGVHQNAVDTLKAAGYTNIEYLKGALSGDELKEKIADVHFIGIRSRTQLTEEVFDCAKKLIAVGCFCIGTNQVNLNAARERGIAVFNAPYSNTRSVAELVLAEAILLLRGIPEKNASCHRGGWIKSASNSFEIRGKKLGIVGYGSIGTQLSVLAEALGMQVFFYDTVTKLPLGNATQVGNLHELLGMSDIVSLHVPELPSTQWMIGEKEIRAIKKGGILINAARGTVVELDHLAAAIKDEHLIGAAIDVFPVEPKSNDEEFESPLRGLDRVILTPHIGGSTAEAQANIGLEVAEKLVKYSDNGTSVSSVNFPEVALPSHPGKHRLLHIHQNVPGVMSEINKVFADNGINISGQYLQTDDKVGYVVIDVDAEYSDLALEKLQHVNGTIRSRVLF, from the coding sequence ATGAGCAAGACCTCTCTCGAAAAGAGCAAGATCAAGTTCCTTCTCCTCGAAGGCGTTCACCAGAATGCCGTGGACACCCTGAAGGCCGCCGGTTACACCAACATCGAGTACCTCAAGGGCGCCCTCTCGGGTGACGAACTGAAAGAGAAGATCGCCGACGTCCACTTCATCGGCATCCGCTCCCGCACCCAGCTCACCGAAGAGGTGTTCGACTGCGCGAAGAAGCTCATCGCCGTCGGCTGCTTCTGCATCGGCACCAACCAGGTCAACCTCAATGCCGCCCGTGAGCGCGGTATCGCGGTCTTCAATGCCCCCTATTCCAACACCCGCTCGGTAGCCGAACTGGTGCTGGCCGAGGCCATCCTGCTGCTGCGCGGCATTCCGGAGAAGAACGCCTCCTGCCACCGCGGCGGCTGGATCAAGTCCGCATCCAACTCCTTCGAAATCCGCGGCAAGAAGCTGGGTATCGTCGGCTACGGCTCCATCGGCACCCAACTGTCGGTACTGGCCGAGGCCCTCGGCATGCAGGTGTTCTTCTATGACACCGTGACCAAGCTGCCGCTGGGCAACGCGACCCAGGTTGGCAACCTGCACGAGCTGCTGGGCATGTCCGACATCGTGTCCCTGCACGTACCCGAGCTGCCGTCCACCCAGTGGATGATCGGCGAGAAGGAAATCCGCGCCATCAAGAAGGGCGGCATCCTGATCAACGCCGCCCGCGGTACCGTGGTCGAGCTGGATCACCTGGCCGCCGCCATCAAGGACGAGCACCTGATCGGCGCCGCCATCGACGTGTTCCCGGTCGAGCCCAAGTCCAACGACGAGGAGTTCGAGAGCCCGCTGCGTGGCCTGGACCGCGTGATCCTGACCCCGCACATCGGTGGTTCCACCGCCGAAGCCCAGGCCAACATCGGTCTGGAAGTGGCCGAGAAGCTGGTCAAGTACAGCGACAACGGTACTTCGGTGTCCTCCGTGAACTTCCCGGAAGTGGCCCTGCCGTCCCACCCGGGCAAGCACCGTCTGCTGCACATCCACCAGAACGTGCCGGGCGTGATGAGCGAGATCAACAAGGTGTTCGCCGACAACGGCATCAACATCTCCGGCCAGTACCTGCAGACCGACGACAAGGTTGGCTACGTGGTGATCGACGTCGATGCCGAATACTCGGACCTCGCCCTCGAGAAGCTGCAGCACGTCAACGGCACTATCCGTAGCCGCGTCCTCTTCTGA
- a CDS encoding FAD-binding oxidoreductase, translating to MTNAALIEELKTLVEPGKVLTDAPSLDAYGKDWTKHFAPAPSAIVFPKTIEQVQAIVRWANQHKVALVPSGGRTGLSAAAVAANGEVVVAFDYMNQILEFNEFDRTVVCQPGVITEQLQNFAEEKGLYYPVDFASAGSSQLGGNIGTNAGGIKVIRYGMTRNWVAGLKVVTGAGDLLELNKDLIKNATGYDMRQLFIGAEGTLGFVVEATMRLDRAPKNLTAMVLGSPDLDSIMPVLHAFQSKLDLTAFEFFSDKAMAKVLARGDVPAPFETECPFYALLEFEAASEEIANDALATFEHCVEQGWVLDGVMSQSEQQLQNLWKLREYISETISHWTPYKNDISVTVSKVPAFLHDIDAIVEANYPDFEVVWFGHIGDGNLHLNILKPDNLSKDEFFAKCATVNKWVFETVQKYNGSISAEHGVGMTKRDYLGYSRSEPEIAVMKAIKAVFDPNGIMNPGKIFN from the coding sequence ATGACCAACGCTGCCCTGATCGAAGAGCTGAAGACCCTGGTTGAGCCCGGCAAGGTGCTGACCGATGCCCCGTCCCTGGACGCCTACGGCAAGGACTGGACCAAGCATTTCGCCCCGGCTCCCAGCGCCATCGTCTTCCCCAAGACCATCGAGCAGGTGCAGGCCATCGTGCGATGGGCCAACCAGCACAAGGTCGCGCTGGTGCCGTCCGGCGGCCGAACCGGCCTCTCCGCTGCGGCCGTGGCGGCCAACGGCGAGGTGGTGGTCGCCTTCGACTACATGAACCAGATCCTCGAGTTCAACGAGTTCGACCGTACCGTGGTCTGCCAGCCGGGCGTGATCACCGAGCAACTGCAGAACTTCGCCGAGGAAAAGGGCCTGTACTACCCGGTGGACTTCGCTTCCGCGGGCTCCAGTCAGCTTGGCGGCAACATCGGCACCAATGCCGGTGGAATCAAGGTGATTCGCTACGGCATGACCCGTAACTGGGTAGCCGGCCTGAAGGTGGTCACCGGCGCCGGCGACCTGCTGGAGCTGAACAAGGACCTGATCAAGAACGCCACCGGCTACGACATGCGCCAGCTGTTCATCGGCGCCGAAGGCACCCTGGGCTTCGTAGTGGAAGCCACTATGCGCCTGGACCGCGCGCCGAAGAACCTCACCGCCATGGTGCTGGGCTCGCCGGACCTGGATTCCATCATGCCGGTGCTGCACGCCTTCCAGAGCAAGCTGGACCTCACCGCCTTCGAGTTCTTCTCCGACAAGGCCATGGCCAAGGTTCTGGCCCGTGGCGACGTGCCGGCGCCCTTCGAGACCGAGTGCCCCTTCTATGCGCTGCTGGAGTTCGAGGCTGCCAGCGAAGAAATCGCCAACGACGCCCTGGCTACCTTCGAGCATTGCGTCGAGCAGGGCTGGGTGCTGGATGGCGTGATGAGCCAGAGCGAGCAGCAGCTGCAGAACCTGTGGAAGCTGCGTGAGTACATCTCCGAGACCATCTCCCACTGGACCCCGTACAAGAACGACATCTCGGTCACCGTTTCCAAGGTGCCGGCCTTCCTGCACGACATCGACGCCATCGTCGAAGCCAACTACCCGGACTTCGAAGTGGTCTGGTTCGGCCATATCGGCGACGGCAACCTGCACCTGAACATCCTCAAGCCGGACAACCTGTCCAAGGACGAGTTCTTCGCCAAGTGCGCCACCGTGAACAAGTGGGTGTTCGAGACCGTGCAGAAGTACAACGGCTCGATCTCCGCCGAGCACGGCGTGGGCATGACCAAGCGCGATTACCTCGGCTACAGCCGTTCTGAGCCGGAGATTGCGGTGATGAAGGCGATCAAGGCGGTGTTCGATCCCAACGGGATCATGAACCCGGGAAAAATCTTCAACTGA
- a CDS encoding fumarylacetoacetate hydrolase family protein codes for MSYQHQYVDGTPIHFSLGKVVCVGRNYAEHAKELNNPVPTEPLLFIKPGSCTVPLAGGFSIPQDRGAVHYEAEIAVLIGKPLSRHPDVEEVRDAISGFAPALDLTLRDVQAKLKEKGLPWEIAKSFDGACVLAPFVPGDAPEQLDDIGIRLTINGEVRQDGNSRDMLNPILPLIQHMAGHFSLQPGDVILTGTPVGVGPLHRGDVLVLELVGHSSFESRVL; via the coding sequence ATGAGCTACCAGCACCAGTATGTCGATGGCACTCCGATCCACTTTTCCCTGGGCAAGGTGGTCTGCGTCGGCCGCAACTACGCCGAGCACGCCAAGGAACTGAACAACCCCGTGCCCACGGAGCCGCTGCTGTTCATCAAGCCGGGCTCCTGCACGGTGCCGCTGGCCGGCGGCTTCAGCATTCCCCAGGACCGTGGGGCAGTGCATTACGAGGCGGAAATCGCCGTGCTGATCGGCAAGCCGCTGTCCCGCCATCCCGATGTGGAAGAAGTGCGCGACGCCATCTCCGGCTTCGCACCGGCCCTGGACCTGACCCTGCGCGACGTGCAGGCCAAGCTCAAGGAGAAGGGCCTGCCCTGGGAAATCGCCAAGAGCTTCGACGGCGCCTGTGTGCTGGCGCCGTTCGTGCCGGGCGACGCCCCCGAGCAACTGGATGACATCGGCATCCGCCTGACCATCAACGGCGAGGTCCGCCAGGACGGCAATAGCCGCGACATGCTCAATCCCATCCTGCCGCTGATCCAGCACATGGCCGGTCATTTCAGCCTGCAGCCTGGCGATGTCATCCTAACCGGCACGCCGGTGGGCGTCGGCCCGCTGCACCGGGGCGATGTGCTGGTGCTGGAGCTTGTGGGCCACAGCAGCTTCGAAAGCCGCGTCCTCTGA
- a CDS encoding SdiA-regulated domain-containing protein gives MSFRFPQFIRRRRLMLGLVAALAGTTALTRYMHWDDRALVWLAEQQLTDEQRADSIWLPGYKVVLQGKPLVGLENDETSDLAYNPVTGTLFTVTGKSPTLVELSRDGEVLRKIPLKGFSNPEGVAVLEGGHVAVTDERRRTLSIFELDPETRELNAGSTPEFDLGFPDSGNKGFEGIAWDPAKGRLILGKERGPVALFSLGSDGTDALGEVLRPLPSYGLGMRNLSALSVDPRTGHLLVLSAQSNLLLELDDQGDPVSFISLLGGMNGLENRIPRAEGVAMDESGDIYVVSEPNLFYVFRKELVASAEKG, from the coding sequence ATGTCGTTCCGTTTCCCGCAGTTCATCCGCCGCCGCCGGCTGATGTTGGGATTGGTCGCCGCCCTCGCTGGCACCACCGCCCTCACGCGCTATATGCACTGGGACGACCGCGCCCTGGTCTGGCTGGCCGAGCAGCAGCTGACCGACGAACAGCGGGCCGACAGCATCTGGCTGCCGGGCTACAAGGTCGTGCTGCAGGGCAAGCCCCTGGTGGGCCTGGAAAACGACGAAACGTCCGATCTGGCCTACAACCCCGTCACTGGGACCCTGTTCACCGTGACCGGCAAATCGCCGACCCTGGTGGAGTTGAGCCGTGACGGCGAGGTGTTGCGCAAGATCCCGCTCAAGGGATTCTCCAATCCCGAAGGCGTGGCCGTGCTGGAAGGCGGCCATGTGGCGGTGACCGATGAGCGCCGCCGTACCCTGTCGATCTTCGAGTTGGACCCGGAAACCCGCGAACTGAACGCCGGCAGCACCCCGGAGTTCGACCTTGGCTTCCCCGACTCCGGCAACAAGGGCTTCGAAGGCATCGCCTGGGACCCGGCCAAGGGGCGCTTGATCCTCGGCAAGGAACGCGGTCCTGTCGCCCTGTTCAGCCTGGGCAGCGATGGCACCGACGCCCTGGGTGAGGTGCTGCGCCCGCTGCCGAGCTACGGCCTCGGCATGCGTAACCTGTCCGCCCTTAGTGTCGACCCGCGTACCGGCCACCTGCTGGTGCTTTCCGCCCAGTCCAACCTGCTGCTGGAGCTGGACGACCAGGGCGACCCGGTCAGTTTCATCAGCCTCCTGGGCGGCATGAATGGCCTGGAAAATCGCATTCCCCGCGCCGAAGGCGTGGCCATGGACGAGAGCGGCGACATCTACGTCGTCAGCGAGCCGAACCTGTTCTACGTGTTCCGCAAGGAGCTTGTCGCCAGCGCTGAAAAGGGCTGA
- a CDS encoding NirD/YgiW/YdeI family stress tolerance protein has protein sequence MKAKYLALLAAPLFSTAVMASSYTGPGATAQISTVAAALEAADDAPVVLKGQIVQRIKGDIYEFKDATGTMKVEIDDEDWPPMPIGEKDTVKLTGEVDRDLTGREVDVEFVERVN, from the coding sequence ATGAAAGCCAAATACCTCGCCCTGCTGGCCGCTCCGCTGTTCTCCACCGCTGTCATGGCCAGCAGCTACACCGGCCCGGGCGCCACCGCCCAGATCAGTACCGTCGCCGCCGCCCTGGAGGCCGCCGACGATGCCCCGGTGGTGCTCAAGGGCCAGATCGTCCAACGCATCAAGGGCGATATCTACGAGTTCAAGGACGCCACCGGCACCATGAAAGTGGAAATCGACGACGAAGACTGGCCGCCGATGCCCATCGGCGAGAAAGATACCGTCAAGCTGACCGGCGAAGTGGATCGCGACCTGACGGGCCGCGAGGTGGATGTGGAATTCGTCGAGCGGGTGAACTGA
- a CDS encoding histone deacetylase family protein, with translation MLTIYSDDHHLHHGKHELIGGQFTPCFEKPSRADMVLDRARAVNLGAIQAPTDFGLSPILRVHSEGFVNFLKNAWSDWQAKGRSHDMLPIAWPTRRLRQVEPTDIDGRLGYYSFDAGAPITAGTWQAITSSANVALSGQAELRKGARGIFSLCRPPGHHAAADYMGGYCYLNNAAIAVQAMLDAGAKRVAVLDVDYHHGNGTQDIFYDRADVLFTSIHGDPRFEYPYYLGFADEKGVGAGAGFNFNYPLASGIDWSVWSLALADACRQITEYAPDALVVSLGVDTFKEDPISQFKLDSPDYLRMGEIIGKLGLQTLFVMEGGYAVEEIGINAINVLQGFDSVA, from the coding sequence ATGCTGACGATCTATTCCGACGACCACCACCTGCACCACGGCAAGCACGAGCTGATCGGCGGCCAGTTCACCCCCTGCTTCGAGAAACCGAGCCGGGCCGACATGGTGCTGGACCGCGCCAGGGCGGTGAATCTCGGTGCCATCCAGGCACCGACCGACTTCGGCCTGTCGCCCATCCTGCGGGTGCACAGCGAGGGCTTCGTGAACTTCCTGAAGAACGCCTGGAGCGACTGGCAGGCCAAGGGCCGCAGCCACGACATGCTGCCCATCGCCTGGCCGACCCGGCGCCTGCGCCAGGTGGAGCCCACCGACATCGACGGACGCCTGGGCTACTACTCCTTCGACGCCGGCGCGCCCATCACCGCCGGCACCTGGCAGGCCATCACCAGTTCGGCCAACGTCGCCTTGAGCGGCCAGGCCGAACTGCGCAAGGGCGCCCGCGGCATCTTCTCCCTGTGCCGCCCGCCGGGCCACCACGCCGCTGCCGACTACATGGGTGGCTACTGCTACCTGAACAACGCGGCCATCGCCGTGCAGGCGATGCTGGATGCCGGAGCGAAGCGGGTCGCGGTGCTGGACGTGGACTACCACCACGGCAACGGCACCCAGGACATCTTCTACGACCGCGCCGACGTGCTCTTCACCTCTATCCACGGCGATCCGCGCTTCGAGTACCCCTACTACCTGGGCTTTGCCGACGAGAAAGGCGTGGGAGCGGGGGCAGGCTTCAACTTCAACTACCCGCTGGCCTCGGGCATCGACTGGTCCGTCTGGAGCCTGGCACTGGCCGACGCTTGCCGGCAGATTACCGAGTACGCGCCGGACGCCCTGGTGGTGTCACTGGGCGTGGATACCTTCAAGGAAGACCCCATCTCGCAGTTCAAGCTGGACAGCCCGGACTACCTGCGCATGGGTGAGATCATCGGCAAGCTCGGCCTGCAGACGCTCTTCGTGATGGAGGGGGGTTATGCGGTGGAGGAGATCGGCATCAACGCGATCAATGTGTTGCAGGGGTTCGATAGCGTGGCTTGA
- a CDS encoding APC family permease: protein MPTPSASLDNSGSLPNEFTHSAQGTALRRILGLPALVFFGLVYMVPLTIFTTYGVVTEMTGGRTALAYVVTLLAMIFTALSYSFMVRRYPIAGSAYSYTSLSFGPGVGFLAGWSLLLDYLFLPMINYLVIGLFLNIAFPEVPAWVFVVSTIALVTVLNILGISSVSGMSNLIVIAQVVFVLVFLAMAGQSLFGTPIDFTTPFIGDGTQPGLAPLMAGAAVLCLSFLGFDAVSTLAEEARDPKRDIPRAIIITTLCAGVLFFVLSLVAQLVFPGSVFQDADAAANEVMLKAGGQFLAAFFTATYVAGAAGSALASQASVSRILYSMGRDGILPRRLFGTLSERFHTPTVAILIVSLVSLLAVVIDLATLASMISFGALVAFSAVNLAVIRTHLFDGCPRQPGDLVRYGLIPAIGFALIAWLWTSLSGLTLAIGLGWFAVGLAYLAIQTGGFRRKAPHVQFSEFE, encoded by the coding sequence ATGCCCACCCCGTCCGCCAGCCTCGACAACAGCGGCAGCCTGCCCAACGAATTCACCCACAGCGCCCAGGGAACCGCCCTGCGCCGGATACTCGGGCTGCCCGCCCTGGTGTTCTTCGGCCTCGTCTACATGGTGCCGCTGACCATCTTCACCACCTACGGCGTGGTCACCGAAATGACCGGCGGCCGCACCGCCCTGGCCTACGTGGTGACCCTGCTGGCGATGATCTTCACCGCCCTGTCGTACAGCTTCATGGTCCGCCGCTACCCCATTGCCGGCTCGGCCTATTCGTACACCAGCCTGAGCTTCGGCCCCGGTGTGGGCTTCCTCGCCGGCTGGTCGCTGCTGCTGGATTACCTGTTCCTGCCGATGATCAACTACCTGGTGATCGGCCTGTTCCTCAACATCGCCTTCCCCGAAGTGCCGGCCTGGGTCTTCGTCGTCAGCACCATCGCCCTGGTGACCGTGCTGAACATCCTCGGCATCAGCTCGGTATCCGGCATGAGCAACCTGATCGTGATCGCGCAGGTGGTCTTCGTCCTGGTGTTCCTGGCCATGGCCGGCCAAAGCCTGTTCGGCACCCCCATCGACTTCACCACGCCCTTCATCGGCGACGGCACCCAGCCAGGCCTGGCACCGCTGATGGCCGGCGCGGCGGTGCTCTGCCTGTCATTCCTCGGCTTCGATGCGGTCTCCACCCTGGCCGAAGAGGCCCGCGACCCGAAACGCGACATCCCCCGCGCCATCATCATCACCACCCTCTGCGCCGGCGTGCTGTTCTTCGTCCTGTCGCTGGTGGCCCAACTGGTGTTCCCCGGCAGCGTCTTCCAGGACGCGGATGCTGCCGCAAACGAGGTGATGCTGAAGGCCGGCGGTCAGTTCCTCGCCGCCTTCTTCACTGCCACCTACGTGGCTGGCGCCGCCGGCTCGGCGCTGGCATCCCAGGCTTCGGTTTCGCGCATCCTCTACAGCATGGGCCGCGACGGAATCCTCCCGCGCCGCCTGTTCGGCACCCTGTCCGAGCGCTTCCACACCCCGACCGTGGCCATCCTCATCGTGTCGCTGGTGTCGTTGCTGGCGGTGGTGATCGACCTTGCCACCCTTGCCTCGATGATCAGCTTCGGCGCCCTGGTGGCGTTCTCCGCGGTGAACCTGGCGGTGATCCGTACCCACCTGTTCGACGGCTGCCCGCGCCAGCCGGGTGACCTGGTTCGCTATGGCCTGATCCCGGCAATCGGATTCGCGCTGATCGCCTGGCTATGGACCAGCCTGTCGGGGCTGACCCTGGCCATTGGCCTCGGCTGGTTCGCGGTCGGCCTGGCTTACCTGGCAATCCAGACCGGCGGCTTCCGCCGCAAGGCGCCGCACGTGCAATTCTCAGAATTCGAATGA
- a CDS encoding ABC transporter substrate-binding protein, giving the protein MTRRTPLALAVLLASGLAGSAQAAGTLHFANWSDYYPPELLKKFEKDTGIKATLDAYDSNETLLAKLKAGGGAYDVVVPSDSFIQIMVQDGLLQKFDKSKLTNLKNLKANFQSLGFDPGHDYSVPYLWGTTGYSYDSKQVPGGKLDESWKPFFEPPAELKGKVVALNSIEDLYIAASHYLSIDQCTEDPKDAKKIQDLLLAQKPLLAMYNSDGTIERMAAGEVAMHMQWNGAFHRAHAQRDSLVYVYPKEGIHVFIDNLVIPKDAVNVEEAHTFINWMMLPENIAAASNFAKYNNAIEGSDKFMEKELFDDPAINTPQDKLDRLRTFKLCSPKALSLRSKVWTKLKK; this is encoded by the coding sequence ATGACCCGTCGTACCCCGCTCGCGCTTGCCGTACTGCTCGCCTCCGGCCTCGCCGGTTCCGCCCAGGCCGCAGGGACCCTGCACTTCGCCAACTGGTCGGACTACTACCCGCCGGAGCTGTTGAAAAAGTTCGAGAAGGACACGGGCATCAAGGCCACCCTGGACGCCTACGACAGCAACGAGACCCTGCTGGCCAAGCTCAAGGCCGGCGGCGGCGCCTACGACGTAGTGGTGCCGTCCGACAGCTTCATCCAGATCATGGTGCAGGACGGCCTGCTGCAGAAATTCGACAAGAGCAAGCTGACCAACCTGAAGAACCTCAAGGCCAACTTCCAGAGCCTCGGCTTCGATCCGGGCCACGACTACAGCGTGCCCTACCTCTGGGGCACCACCGGCTACAGCTACGACAGCAAGCAGGTGCCCGGCGGCAAGCTGGATGAGAGCTGGAAACCCTTCTTCGAGCCGCCGGCCGAATTGAAAGGCAAGGTGGTCGCCCTGAACTCCATCGAAGACCTGTACATCGCCGCCTCCCATTACCTGTCCATCGACCAGTGCACCGAGGACCCGAAGGACGCGAAGAAGATCCAGGACCTGCTGCTGGCACAGAAACCGCTGCTGGCGATGTACAACAGCGACGGCACCATCGAGCGCATGGCCGCCGGCGAAGTGGCCATGCACATGCAGTGGAACGGCGCTTTCCACCGCGCCCATGCCCAGCGCGACAGCCTGGTCTACGTCTACCCGAAGGAAGGCATCCACGTTTTCATCGACAACCTGGTGATTCCCAAGGACGCGGTGAACGTCGAGGAAGCCCACACCTTCATCAACTGGATGATGCTGCCGGAGAACATCGCCGCCGCCTCCAACTTCGCCAAGTACAACAACGCCATCGAAGGCTCGGACAAGTTCATGGAGAAGGAACTGTTCGACGACCCGGCCATCAACACCCCGCAGGACAAGCTCGACCGCCTGCGCACCTTCAAGCTCTGCTCGCCCAAGGCCCTGAGCCTGCGCAGCAAGGTGTGGACCAAGCTGAAGAAATAG
- a CDS encoding ABC transporter permease, whose protein sequence is MNMQNPLWRFTGVRPTAWLFFAFLYVPILVLVVLSFNGGQSATIWESFSLKWYSVVANDPEIVRAAKNSLIVATFATLISTALATLAALGMRGRPFRGQTLMSGVLGLPLLVPEIVTAVATLMFFAFIGLKLSLFTILIAHVVFCIPFAYLPIRARLEGMDPRLAEAAADLYASPWKAFWKVTFPLLMPGILSGAMLAFIISMDDFVITYFVAGAGATTLPVYIFSSIRMGISPKINAISSIILVISIAFVALSYYVGQRKR, encoded by the coding sequence ATGAACATGCAGAACCCGCTCTGGCGTTTCACCGGGGTACGGCCGACCGCCTGGCTGTTCTTCGCCTTCCTCTACGTGCCGATCCTGGTGCTGGTGGTGCTGAGCTTCAATGGCGGCCAGTCGGCGACCATCTGGGAAAGCTTCAGCCTGAAGTGGTACTCGGTGGTGGCCAACGACCCGGAGATCGTCCGCGCGGCGAAGAACTCGCTGATCGTCGCCACCTTCGCCACGCTGATTTCAACCGCTCTGGCCACCCTCGCCGCCCTGGGCATGCGCGGCCGCCCCTTCCGTGGGCAGACGCTGATGAGCGGCGTACTCGGGCTGCCATTGCTGGTGCCGGAAATCGTCACAGCCGTGGCCACCCTGATGTTCTTCGCCTTCATCGGGCTCAAGCTATCGCTGTTCACCATCCTCATCGCCCACGTGGTGTTCTGCATCCCCTTCGCCTACCTGCCGATCCGCGCCCGCCTGGAAGGCATGGACCCGCGCCTGGCCGAAGCCGCCGCCGACCTCTACGCCTCGCCCTGGAAGGCCTTCTGGAAGGTGACCTTCCCGCTGCTGATGCCCGGCATCCTGTCTGGCGCAATGCTCGCCTTCATCATTTCCATGGACGACTTCGTCATCACCTATTTCGTCGCCGGGGCGGGAGCCACCACCCTGCCGGTGTACATCTTCAGCTCGATCAGGATGGGTATTTCGCCGAAGATCAACGCCATCTCCTCGATCATCCTGGTGATTTCCATAGCTTTCGTTGCATTGTCCTACTACGTCGGGCAGCGCAAGCGCTGA
- a CDS encoding ABC transporter permease translates to MSTLRAQAERRQLRRRLLLTSPAMLALLVFLVLPLGIMFLVSVLVPGDYGGVKWDQYSLEAYINFLYERDLDDSLVFNTDYLQIFQRSFWLSVLTTFGCLLIGFPTALYLALQSERKRNLLLFLVTVPFWTNLLVRVYAWILLLRNGGLVDSGLGVLGLSDGALGLLYTDVAVVIGLLYTFLPFMVLPIYTSLEKLDWRLVEAAFDLGANRFQALRRVIVPLAMPGIVAGAILVFIPSLGNYIIPELLGGGKSLMIGNLIQLQFGASHNWPLGAALSFALLGFVLLAMLLYSLRFKQAAGGGHP, encoded by the coding sequence ATGAGCACCCTGCGCGCCCAGGCCGAACGCCGTCAGCTGCGCCGGCGCCTGCTGCTGACCAGTCCGGCCATGCTCGCGCTGCTGGTGTTCCTGGTGCTGCCGCTCGGGATCATGTTCCTGGTGTCGGTCCTGGTGCCCGGAGACTACGGCGGCGTGAAGTGGGACCAGTACTCGCTGGAGGCCTACATCAACTTCCTCTACGAGCGCGATCTGGATGACAGCCTGGTGTTCAACACCGACTACCTGCAGATCTTCCAGCGTTCCTTCTGGCTTTCGGTGCTGACCACCTTCGGCTGCCTGCTGATCGGCTTCCCCACGGCCCTCTACCTGGCGCTGCAGAGTGAGCGCAAACGCAACCTGCTGCTGTTCCTGGTCACGGTGCCCTTCTGGACCAACCTGCTGGTGCGCGTCTATGCGTGGATCCTGCTGCTACGCAACGGCGGCCTGGTGGACAGCGGCCTCGGTGTCCTTGGCCTGTCCGACGGAGCGCTGGGCCTGCTCTACACGGATGTCGCCGTGGTGATCGGCCTGCTCTACACCTTCCTGCCGTTCATGGTCCTGCCCATCTACACCAGCCTGGAGAAACTCGACTGGCGCCTGGTGGAAGCCGCCTTCGACCTCGGCGCCAACCGCTTCCAGGCCCTGCGCCGGGTCATCGTGCCGCTGGCCATGCCAGGGATCGTCGCGGGTGCGATCCTGGTGTTCATACCGTCGCTGGGCAACTACATCATTCCCGAGCTGCTCGGGGGCGGTAAGTCACTGATGATCGGCAACCTGATCCAGCTGCAGTTCGGCGCATCCCACAACTGGCCGCTGGGTGCCGCGCTGTCCTTCGCCCTGCTCGGCTTCGTGCTGCTGGCGATGCTGCTCTACAGCCTGCGCTTCAAGCAGGCCGCCGGGGGAGGCCATCCATGA